The window AGCTTTTCGATTGATTCAGACATGGCATCTTCAACAACCCAGTGGCCAGCATCGACAAACCGGTGGACTTCGGCGCGGGGAATGATTTCAAGGAAGCGATCTAAGAACCACGAGTGGAAGCACCAATCTCGCATGCCCCACAGCAACAGCCAAGGACGGTCGGCGAGTGTCGAGATGCCGTTTTCTAAGGCCAGTAGCGCCGAGTAGCTAAGATGCCGCGGTTTCATGGGGATGTCGTTGACGAAACGGTCGATGGCAACTCGATGGTTCCAGCAGTTGTACGGAGCCAGATAGCCGGCGCGTACCTCCGGAGTCAGCCATCGCTTGTTGCGAATGGCCAGGTGAAAGCCGGCGCGGAGAAATGCGTTGAGGCCGCGCAGTGCAAATGCCCCCAAGATTGGAGTGCGACAGATGCGAATTCGCAGCGGCATCGAACGGCACCGAAATGCGCCGGTATTGAACATCACAAATCGCGCGAACCGGTCAGGGGTTCGCAAGGCGGCGCCTAGGCCGATCGCGCCACCCCAATCGTGGCCGACAAGCGTGACGTCGTGCAAATCCAACACGCAGACCAAACGGCTAAGATTTTCGATGTGCTGCGACAATTGATACGGATAATTTTGCGGCTTGTCGCTCAGGCCGCAGCCGATGTGATCGATGGCGATGACTCGATAACGGTCGCGGAACGCGGTAATTAGATTCCGCCAATAGAACGACCAAGTCGGATTACCGTGAGCCAGCAGGAGCGGTTGGCCTTGGCCTTCGTCGACGTAGTGATAGCGATGCCCGCCCAAGCGAAGTTCGTGGGGAGAAAACGGATAAAGAGGTCGCCAGTCGGCGGGCATGAGTCGGTTTACGGTTTAAGGTGCAGAGCGAAAGCGAACCATTGCATCGATGATACCAGTTGACATTGCAACGACGGTCGAAGCGGATTTGCCGGTGGATTGCAAAGCAGGTAAAAGCCGCATAAAGGCTGCGATTTCCTGTGCCGAGCGACGATCGGCCTATGGTCCTAACATTTTCGTCACGCGGCAAAAAGCCCGTCGTCGATAAACTCTCACAGTCGGTTCCATCGGCCTCCAAGGCCCCGTAAGATAGAACTGTGGCGGTATTTTGGGCCGGATCTCATGCCCGCCGCACGGATTCTGGCAGGCAGGAAAGCCTTTCCCGTAGAAGGCGCAATAACCCGTGGACGAACAAACTTTTACTCCCGACCTATTTATCAACCGCGAGCTGAGCTGGCTGGAATTCAACGGCCGCGTACTCGAGGAGGCGGAAGATCCACAGACCCCTCTGATTGAGCGGGTGAAGTTCCTGGCGATTTTTAGCGCAAACCTTGACGAATTTTTCATGGTCCGTGTTGCTGGGTTGCGCGAACAGGCGTTCGGCGACGGGGCGCCGCAGGATTACAGCCCCGATGGATTGCGGGCGGTGCAGCAGTTGCAGCGAATTACCAAGCGGACGCAAGAATTGGTGACCGGGCAATATCGGTGTTGGAACGAGGCGGTTCGGCCGGCGCTTGCAGGTCAAGGAATTCGGTTGCTCGGTCCCCACGAATTGAGCGACGAGCAGCGAATGGCCGTCGATCGATTTTTCCGCGAGCGAGCGATGCCCATCTTGACGCCGATGGCCGTCGATCCAGCGCATCCGAGCCCGCGTTATCACAACCGCGGATTGTATTTGGCCGCGATGTTGGAGCGCCGCCGCGGCTTGGGGCCGAAGCAGTTGTTTGCGGTCGTGCAGGTTCCGCAAGTGTTGCCGCGATTAGTTCCGCTTGGTCAAGGAGACGACGGGCAGTTTATTTTGCTCGAAGATGTCGTATCGGCAAAGTTGCCGGAATTGTTCGGCGGCTTCGAGGTGCTTTCATGGACGACGTTCAGAATTACGCGCGACAGCGACATCGATTTGCTCGAGCAAGAATCGGACGACATGCTGCGACTGATCGAAGATCGTCTCAAGACTCGCCAACGCGGCGAAGCGGTGCGATTGGAAGTAGCCGCCGGCGGCAGCGAAGAGTTGTCGAGAATGATTATCGACGAAGAGGCCATTCGGGATAATACGCCAGAAGGTTACAGCGAAGTTTATCGGATTCCAGGTCCGCTCGATTTGTCGGCGATCATGGAACTGGCGAAACTGCCTGGCCGCGAACCGTTGCGCGATCCGCCATTTTCGCCTCAGATGCCGCGCGGGCTGCGAAGGCGGGACGATTTGTTTGCCACGATTGCCCGACGCGATATTTTGCTGCACCATCCGTACGATTCGTTTGACGCGGTGGTTGATTTTGTCATCAAGGCGGCCAACGATCCGAAAGTACAAGCCATCAAGCAGACACTCTACCGCACCAGCGGCGACTCGCCGATCACGAGGGCGTTGATTCAAGCCGCCGACAATGGCAAGCACGTGACGGCCCTCGTGGAACTCAAGGCCCGGTTTGATGAAGCCAACAACGTTTCGTGGGCGCGGCA of the Pirellulales bacterium genome contains:
- a CDS encoding alpha/beta fold hydrolase; this translates as MPADWRPLYPFSPHELRLGGHRYHYVDEGQGQPLLLAHGNPTWSFYWRNLITAFRDRYRVIAIDHIGCGLSDKPQNYPYQLSQHIENLSRLVCVLDLHDVTLVGHDWGGAIGLGAALRTPDRFARFVMFNTGAFRCRSMPLRIRICRTPILGAFALRGLNAFLRAGFHLAIRNKRWLTPEVRAGYLAPYNCWNHRVAIDRFVNDIPMKPRHLSYSALLALENGISTLADRPWLLLWGMRDWCFHSWFLDRFLEIIPRAEVHRFVDAGHWVVEDAMSESIEKLRVFLAATKAEVEQRRRGGHTLAAPS
- the ppk1 gene encoding polyphosphate kinase 1, translated to MDEQTFTPDLFINRELSWLEFNGRVLEEAEDPQTPLIERVKFLAIFSANLDEFFMVRVAGLREQAFGDGAPQDYSPDGLRAVQQLQRITKRTQELVTGQYRCWNEAVRPALAGQGIRLLGPHELSDEQRMAVDRFFRERAMPILTPMAVDPAHPSPRYHNRGLYLAAMLERRRGLGPKQLFAVVQVPQVLPRLVPLGQGDDGQFILLEDVVSAKLPELFGGFEVLSWTTFRITRDSDIDLLEQESDDMLRLIEDRLKTRQRGEAVRLEVAAGGSEELSRMIIDEEAIRDNTPEGYSEVYRIPGPLDLSAIMELAKLPGREPLRDPPFSPQMPRGLRRRDDLFATIARRDILLHHPYDSFDAVVDFVIKAANDPKVQAIKQTLYRTSGDSPITRALIQAADNGKHVTALVELKARFDEANNVSWARQLERAGVHVVFGFLDWKTHCKLSLVVRQEGNTLRRYVHLGTGNYNPTTALLYTDLGLFTADDDIATDATALFNLLTGYSQGHPWRKLIIAPTDLHRRTLQLIEEQTERAKDGKPSRIFAKLNAIVDHRVIESLYRASQAGVPIDLVDRGVCCLRPGVPGISENIRVRSIVDRFLEHSRIYVFGPDSEAKVFLSSADWMPRNFYRRVEVMFPIEQADLRDRILREIVPAYLMDNVKARVLHPDGAFIRPPRADHEPAYRVQEKLLSLRAGTTTASSEIRLSAPNLHGNGSARIEAVVEANGTDGAN